The following are from one region of the Choristoneura fumiferana unplaced genomic scaffold, NRCan_CFum_1 Sck3bRy_155;HRSCAF=344_pilon, whole genome shotgun sequence genome:
- the LOC141445029 gene encoding gamma-aminobutyric acid receptor alpha-like, producing MDYSMDCYFRQYWRDTRLSFLGPIRSLSLSIKMLERIWRPDTYFYNGKHSYVHTITVPNKLLRISQHGDISTP from the exons ATG GACTATTCAATGGACTGTTACTTCAGGCAGTATTGGCGGGACACGCGGCTCTCATTCCTTGGACCAATTCGCTCGCTCTCTCTCTCCATCAAAATGCTGGAGAGGATCTGGCGACCTGACACCTATTTCTACAACGGCAAACATTCATATGTGCACACCATCACCGTGCCCAATAAGCTACTGAGGATCAGTCAGCACGGAGACATTAGTACTCCATGA